One genomic window of Glycine soja cultivar W05 chromosome 9, ASM419377v2, whole genome shotgun sequence includes the following:
- the LOC114368978 gene encoding myosin-2-like, with protein MKKLLDFGKKALFYVRVLSGYEERRIRSYRLQLEQRVQQAQARRAAINKVPEQVILSEVRRMVEEMQALNKKLEETEAAVEDYFKPLDKEAELIMKMQLQGEEKTSEMMMKALEKQASLQQVEAEKNASKHQVDNSETNLNESEMMEEEKTLKEMLKALQQEVLLEKADAESSDNVHQADKSHIDLTSASTTTPK; from the exons ATGAAGAAGTTGTTAGATTTTGGGAAGAAAGCCCTCTTTTATGTTAGGGTGCTTTCTGGATATGAAGAGCGAAGAATACGATCTTATAGGCTGCAGCTTGAGCAACGTGTACAACAG GCACAAGCAAGGAGGGCGGCCATAAATAAAGTACCAGAACAGGTTATATTATCCGAGGTTCGTCGAATGGTTGAAGAGATGCAGGCTTTGAATAAGAAGCTGGAAGAAACA GAGGCAGCCGTTGAAGACTATTTCAAACCTCTAGACAAGGAAGCTGAGTTAATAATGAAAATGCAACTACAAGGGGAAGAGAAAACTTCAGAGATGATGATGAAGGCACTGGAGAAACAAGCTTCACTTCAACAAGTTGAAGCagaaaaaaatgcaagtaagcATCAAGTTGACAACTCTGAAACCAACCTGAATGAATCTGAGATGATGGAAGAAGAGAAAACATTGAAGGAGATGTTGAAAGCACTACAACAAGAAGTTTTGCTTGAGAAAGCTGATGCAGAAAGTTCTGATAATGTGCATCAAGCAGACAAGTCTCATATCGACTTGACCTCAGCATCTACAACCACTCCTAAATGA